In Ciconia boyciana chromosome 30, ASM3463844v1, whole genome shotgun sequence, a single genomic region encodes these proteins:
- the LOC140645032 gene encoding olfactory receptor 14J1-like isoform X2 produces MTNSSSITEFVLLAFVEMRKLQLWHFWLFLGIYVAALLGNGLIITAVACEHRLHTPMYFFLLNLSLLDLGYIPTTLPKVTANSLWDTRAISYLGCAAQVFLFVFLIAAEYSILTVMSYDRYVAICKSLHYGTLLGSRDCANVAAAAWGSGFLCALLHTAKTFSIPLCQGYALDQFFCEIPLILKLSCSRSYLREVGLLVVNASFTLACFVFIVLSYVQIFRAVLRIPSEQGWHKAFSTGPWSPCLSAVPWLPV; encoded by the coding sequence ATGAccaacagcagctccatcacCGAGTTCGTCCTCCTGGCATTTGTAGAGATGCGgaagctgcagctctggcacttctggctcttcctgggcatctacgtggctgccctcctgggcaacggCCTCATCATCACTGCCGTAGCCTGTGAGCACCGCCTCCACACgcccatgtacttcttcctcctcaacctctCCCTCCTCGACCTGGGTTACATCCCCACCACTCTCCCTAAAGTCACGGCCAATTCTCTCTGGGACACCAGGGCCATTTCCTACCTGGGATGTGCTGCACAggtctttctgtttgtcttccTGATTGCAGCAGAGTATTCTATTCTCACTGTCATGTCCTATGACCGCTACGTTGCCATCTGCAAATCCCTGCACTACGGgaccctcctgggcagcagagatTGTGCCAatgtggcagcagctgcctggggcagtgggtttctctgtgctctgctgcacaCTGCCAAGACATTTTCCATACCACTCTGCCAAGGCTATGCCctggaccagttcttctgtgaaatccccctgatcctcaagctctcctgctcacgCTCCTACCTCAGGGAAGTTGGACTCCTCGTGGTTAATGCCTCTTTTACTTTGGCATGCTTTGTTTTCATCGTGCTGTCCTACgtgcagatcttcagggctgtgctgaggatcccctctgagcaAGGGtggcacaaagccttttccaccGGGCCGTGGTCTCCCTGTTTATCAGCAGTACCATGGTTGCCTGTCTGA
- the LOC140645032 gene encoding olfactory receptor 14J1-like isoform X1 — MTDRQTVSSLCTKGLSRCLPGLSGYAGSVAGMPRTSAFNKHSSGPHAQRKQMTNSSSITEFVLLAFVEMRKLQLWHFWLFLGIYVAALLGNGLIITAVACEHRLHTPMYFFLLNLSLLDLGYIPTTLPKVTANSLWDTRAISYLGCAAQVFLFVFLIAAEYSILTVMSYDRYVAICKSLHYGTLLGSRDCANVAAAAWGSGFLCALLHTAKTFSIPLCQGYALDQFFCEIPLILKLSCSRSYLREVGLLVVNASFTLACFVFIVLSYVQIFRAVLRIPSEQGWHKAFSTGPWSPCLSAVPWLPV, encoded by the exons ATGACTGATAGACAGACCGTCTCCTCCCTTTGCACCAAGGGTCTGTCCCGTTGCCTGCCAGGGCTCTCAGGATACGCTGGTAGTGTAGCAGGAATGCCAAGGACGTCTGCCTTCAACAAACACTCCTCAg GTCCCCATGCACAGAGGAAGCAAATGAccaacagcagctccatcacCGAGTTCGTCCTCCTGGCATTTGTAGAGATGCGgaagctgcagctctggcacttctggctcttcctgggcatctacgtggctgccctcctgggcaacggCCTCATCATCACTGCCGTAGCCTGTGAGCACCGCCTCCACACgcccatgtacttcttcctcctcaacctctCCCTCCTCGACCTGGGTTACATCCCCACCACTCTCCCTAAAGTCACGGCCAATTCTCTCTGGGACACCAGGGCCATTTCCTACCTGGGATGTGCTGCACAggtctttctgtttgtcttccTGATTGCAGCAGAGTATTCTATTCTCACTGTCATGTCCTATGACCGCTACGTTGCCATCTGCAAATCCCTGCACTACGGgaccctcctgggcagcagagatTGTGCCAatgtggcagcagctgcctggggcagtgggtttctctgtgctctgctgcacaCTGCCAAGACATTTTCCATACCACTCTGCCAAGGCTATGCCctggaccagttcttctgtgaaatccccctgatcctcaagctctcctgctcacgCTCCTACCTCAGGGAAGTTGGACTCCTCGTGGTTAATGCCTCTTTTACTTTGGCATGCTTTGTTTTCATCGTGCTGTCCTACgtgcagatcttcagggctgtgctgaggatcccctctgagcaAGGGtggcacaaagccttttccaccGGGCCGTGGTCTCCCTGTTTATCAGCAGTACCATGGTTGCCTGTCTGA